In a genomic window of Vicugna pacos unplaced genomic scaffold, VicPac4 scaffold_65, whole genome shotgun sequence:
- the LOC140694591 gene encoding trafficking protein particle complex subunit 9-like, with protein MSLPSRSGAWKLPKFSRMRFTFTFDRLIMDNLQPWKATEMELLQRSEERIQKCSILSELYELIGFQCNSAFFKRVAPVQRVAPGIPEPGWKACYRLLLQTLPGYSLSLDLQDFSKVYEGFPSDRLFSPFLNEGLNFPQEIL; from the exons atgtccttgccatccagaagcggagcctggaagcttccgaaattctccagaatgcggtttacattcaccttcgacag actgattatggataatctgcaaccttggaaagcaaccgagatggaattactgcag cgttccgaggagagaattcagaagtgcagcatcctctctgagctctatgagttgatcggcttccaatGCAATTCcgccttcttcaagcgggtggcccccgtgcagcgcgtggcccccggcatcccggagcctggctggAAGGCCTGCTACCGACTCCTCCTACAGACGCTTCCTGGttacagtctgtcgctggacctgcaggacttcagcaaag tgtATGAAGGTTTTCCATCAGACCGTTTGTTCAGCCCTTTCCTGAATgagggattgaattttccacaggaaatcttatga